The nucleotide sequence AAACTAAAAGATTTAAGTATACCCGAAATGTAAACCCTGACTGTTTTCTGATTTTCTCGGTATGTCTACATCACTTACAGGTAATTTTGTCTTAGAACCGAGAAACGGATCCAGCTTGTCAGCTTTCTAATTCGTTTTTGCTATATCCCTGATTTATTGCCTTCCGATGTTCGGTCAAGCTATGGTTTTTGAAAAAACCTGGAAAACAGCCTCACTTTTTAGTTTAAGTTTCTGGAAGAATGGTTATAATCTTGAAACCTTTTGTAAAATTCATGGTTATTTAATAGAGAAAGCAAGCGGTATGCAGATGGAAAGCGATATCGAGCTCATGATGAGGACTAAGTCGGGGGATGACTCTGCTTTTACCGAGCTTATGAAAAGGCATTATAAGGGATTGGTGAACTATATATACAGATTTACGAACAGTAAGGAAAACTCGGAGGATTTGGCACAAGAAGTCTTCTTGAGAATTTACCGTTCTGCCGGCAGTTACGAGCCCCAGGCAAAATTTTCTACCTGGCTTTATAAGATAGCTACTAATCTTTGTCTGACTAAGGCTAAATCCAGAGCCAGGGAGAATAACCAGAGCCTCGATGAATTACAGGAGAACAGCGGTGACCTTCAGGATTCAAACTCGGAGAATGCATACGACATAGTCTTCCGGAAGCAGATTAAAGAGGCTATTTTTGAGGCGCTGGAATCGTTGCCGGAAAGGGAGAGAATTGCTATTATACTGTGTAAATATGAGGAACTTCCTTACGAAGAGGTTGCAGAGGTAATCGGATGCACCGTAGGGGCGGTCAAGACCCATGTTTACAGGGGGAGGATGAAGCTTATAGAAAAATTAAAACCTTTTTTGAGGGGGAGAGAGTACCATGAGGTGTGAAGAAATTAGGGAGTTGTTCCATGAGTACACAGCCGGAGGTTTGGACCAAGGCCAGAAGCTTTGGGTGGAGTCCCACGTCCGGGATTGTGAAGACTGCGGTCTATTTTTTAGGGAGTCTAACGAATTGTGGAATATCCTGGACAATTGGGACCGGGTTGAGCCCGGGGAGGATTTTGTTACCGGGTTCTGGAAGAGGGTCTCGGAGGAAGATGTAAAGAAGGGAGGGATTCTCGATTTTTTTAGGAACTTGAAGCTCAACTGGGCCTTGGGTGCGGCCTTAGCGGTGATAATGGTGGTGAGCGTGATAACCTTGAACGTTTTTCATTCGGATAGGGCTAACGTGGTTTTCACCGAGAATGACGAAGCCGATGAGGAGCTTTTGATCAAGCTGGACAAGGCTATTTCCAGAGAGACGGCCACGGCGCTCGATATCTACGGGCCTTGGGAGCAATTCGACAAGAATAACTAGGGAGGGTAAGAGTTGAGAAGTCTATTCATATTCTTTTGTCTGATGGTCTTAGTACCTTCAGGTATTCATGAAGCTTATGCCAAAAAAGAGGGGCATATTAAATGGTGGAAGAATCCCAAGATAGTGAAGGAATTGGACCTTAGCTCGGCCCAGGTTGAGCGCATAGAAGATATCTTCTCGTCTTACAAGGGCAAGATAGTCACCCTCAATTCAGAGCTGGACAAGAAGGAGAAGGAATTAAGAAAGGTAGTTAAGGACCCAAATTCAACCAAAGAAGAGGTGCTCAAGTTAAGTGATGAAGTGGGCCGTACCAAGGGGGAATTGAGAAGACTCGAAGTGAACATGTTTCTGGAGATTAGAGACGTCCTGACCCCGGCACAGAGGGAAAAGCTTCAGACTATAAAGGCAAGATATAGGTAGTTGCTTTTTATATCTCTTCAAAATGAAAAGTCTTGGCAAGCCTTTTTAGCCCTCTACCACCCGTTCTTCAATTCAAAACATTTACAGTTACGGGCACCTGAATTAAACTTAATACCGGTCTATCGTATGACTGCCGAATAGGACAATCTAGGAATGGATTTTGATTTTCCCTGTCATAAGGCGAGTGAATAGAACTGGTTTCATATTATAGGCACGTTGGCAACGGATGCTAGTCACCTCTCGAACTTACGTAAATTTATGGGATTCATCGGTTCCTTCACCCCTTAAAAATGACAGCATTAGCATTTATGAGGCCGTCTCCGGCAATAAAATTGAAGATATCGGCATCGGTCTAAGGGAGTAGTTTTATGAAGGTATCGCAGGCGCTTAGCTTGTTTACTCATCTGATCGCACTGATAGGGTTCTTTACCATCTGCGTCTCTGGGCAAGTGAGCGTGCTGGGAATCACTATTTTTCTCTCTTCACTCTTCCTCAGCTACATAAACGAGAGATACCAGAAGCAGTATTACCTAGACCAGAGGTTTGTAACCCTGCTGGCATTTGCGCTTTTGCTGTATGCGTTTTTAAGTATAGTGGTTTTTGGTAAGGATGCCTTTAATGTTATCCTGACTTTCCTGATATACACCCAGGTCATAAAGCTTTTGGGAAGAAAGGATATGAGGGATTATATCCAAATCTTCATCCTCAGCTTCTTTCATTTTCTTGCCGGAACCATCCTCACCGTCGATTTTTCTTATGGAATAGCCTTTGTCGTGTATGTCTCCGTTGCTCTATGGGCAATCATCGTCCTTAGCATGAGAAAGGAATCCATGGAAGCTTCGAGCAACGATGACCCGCGAGTGGTAACCCCTCTTTTTCTGAGCTCGACCGTGATAATCAGCTTCGGTATTTTTGCGTTCACCGCATTGATGTTTGTTTCTATCCCCCGCTTGAAAAGCGGGTTTCTGACCAGCGCCTTCATCAGACCGGAGGCTTTGAAGACCGGCTTTTCGGACGAAGTTAAGCTAGGACAGGTGGGAGAGATTAAGCTCGATAGCTCCCCGGTGATGAGGGTCAAGATTCTAAATAGCGACCCGGAGTCTCTTCCGGAGACTATATACTGGAGGGGGATAGCGCTCGACCATTTTGACGGAACTACCTGGAGGGCCAGCAACAGAGACTACAAAATGTACAAGAGTGACCCGGAGGGGGTCATACGGGTAAAGGAAAATGGGGACAGAGTTCTGGTGCAGGAAATAGTCACCGAACCCCTTGACACCGATGTAATTTTTGCCGGCAGCTTGCCGGTTGGATTTAAGGGAATAGCCGGGGGCAGGTTAGCCGAGTTTAACGATTCCTATGTGCTCCCGGTTAAACTTTCTTACAGGTTAAAGTACACAGCTTACTCTGACTTATCTAGCCCGCTGCCTAGGGACTTACGTGAAGAAAAAAATAAGTATCCTGCCCTTATAAAAAGGCATTACCTTCAGCTCCCCCCGATGGACGAGAGGATAAGCGAGCTGGCCCGAGAGATAACTAAGCTTGATAGGAATCCCTATGACCAGGCAGTCTCGGTCAAAAGATACCTGGTCACCAACATGGGCTATACCCGGACTCTTCCCCCCGGGGCCGGCGAATTTCCGCTTGAGGACTTCCTCTTTGAGAGTAAAGCGGGCCATTGCGAGTATTTTGCCACGGCCATGGTGGTGCTCTTGAGAGAGGTGGGCATACCGGCAAGGATAGTAAACGGGTTTGTGGGAGGAGAATGGAACGAGTACGGTAACTTCTTTCTCCTCCGCGAAAGCAACGCTCATTCCTGGGTAGAAGTATATTTTCCGGAGAGCGGATGGGTTATTTTTGACCCCACTCCTGCCGGCAATGATAGTCTAGCTGCCGACGACTCTCTCTTTTTTATCCGCTCCTATCTCGATTACTTGAAATATAAATGGAGCAGATACGTTGTGGACTTCAATCAGCAGGACCAGGTCCGTCTCTTCGATGAGTTTCGGAGCGGCTGGTCCTGGCGGAAAAATAACCTGGAAAATAGAGTAGACCGAGTAACAAGTCTTCATAAGAAATGGCTCGTTGGGTTTCTCCTCGTAGCTCTGGTAGGATGGACTCTCTATAACCGGTCGGACCTGAGATACTTCATCGGTTATAGGAGTAAGAAGCCGCTGGAGAAGGCTTCCGTAATCTATAAAAAAAGCCTTTCCCTTCTCTCCAAGAAGGGCTATCCCAAGGCCGAGCACTTAACCCCAAGAGAATTCGCCCGGGATGTGACCAAAGAGGGTGGAGCACGGTTTCATACCTTTGTCGAACTCACCGAAAAATACCTGAACCTCAGGTTCGGAGGCGAAGCCGTGAAGTCTAAACTTCTCGAGTTGGAAGCGCTATTAGATAGGCTTAGAAAAGAGATCAAGTAAAGCCAGCATTTCAATTCGGAGTTAGCTTAAACTTAGATTAATTAGATTATTACTGCGTCTTTTATGAAGTTGCTTATGTTTGCCTATCCAGGAATGTAGAATGTAGGGAACGCATATATGCGTTCCTTACAATTAAAATTGTTCATGCGTAAACCGTGGAATCAAGCATACTTTTACCACGAAGCCGTAGTGAATCAGTCATTTAAGTTTTACGAGAAATTAATCTTGAAACGAGTTATATCCACTCTCATAAACCAAAAGCAAACCGAATTATTACATATGGAATAGAGCTCAAGATTACGACCACTATTGCCCTTGGCGTCTCGCAGTCTAAGGCCTGCCTTACCGCAACGACGAAGGCGGCCAGGCCCCAGAAAAATACTACCGCATATACTAAAAAGCCGACCAAGGGTATTAGACCGAGGATATTTAACACATGCGGAGAATAAGCAAATCCGAGACACCTCAGGAGCTCGCTGATTCCCACTCTCCGGTTAAGGAGTATGGCTACCAGGAAAATAATGGCGCTCCACAGTACCCATCCCACTATTGCCGATATCAGCCCTTTTAATATTCCCACCGAGTCCCCCGTCCCCAGTGTTCCGATCGCGCTGCAGATCCCCACTATTAAAACGACCAGCAAGGCTTCTCTTGTAGCCTCCTCGTCCTTTTCCACCTCTTCATAGAACTCGGCCTCGAGCTTCGCCGCTCTTATCATCTTCTCGATTAGATTCATTCTTGGCTCCCCTGAAGATAGTTTCATAATTTATAACAATTTTTTGGTAATAAAGTCAAATCCGTTTTCTTTGGATTAACCATCAAAAATCTCCTCTAGAGACCTGTCCTGAGCAGCGCCGAAGGATGTGTTCCTTGTAAGTCCCCGCTAGAGAGGGGTGTCCCGAAGGGACAGGGTGTGTTGTAACAGCAGATGCAAATCCGCTCGTACTGAGCCCATAGTAAGTAACACCTGTCCTGAGCCTGGTTGAAGGGCAGAGAGATACGTTCCTATTTTTCAGCCCTGCTACCGATTATCTGGCCAGTTTATGAAGCTTTTCTTTAAGCCAGGTGTTAATCAGTTTCTCAGATGACACTTTCTTCTTTTTAGCAACTTTATTCAGCTTGGGAATTATTTCTTCATCAATTGCAACGAGATGTTTTCTATTTTTGATTCTTATATCAAAATGAGCTTCTGGCATTTGATCTACATACTCGCCCATATCGTGAGTATCGAAGAACTCTATAAGCTTATCTAATGATTCAAATTTCGGTAGGGCTTTAGCTTTATTTCTTGCCATATAATTTTCTTTCCTTATCTGCCATGTCTCTTGCGCTCAATACCAAGGCCTCTTTAGTTTTCTTGTAGATAAACAATACTGCCAGGTACCTACCAGCGTCTGTTCGTCCTAGTGCCATATATACATCCTCTCCTTTTCGCTCACCCTTTTGAATAAGCCGAATTTTAGGCTTGCTATTGAGTGCTTGTTCAACCTCATCGGGTTCGACGTGATGTTTGAAGGCGAGTTTGTCTACTACTTCTCTGAGCCAGATTACGCCCTCAATTTTCATCAGGTGTTCTCTCACTTGCACCTGTGCAGTCTATTTTACCCTATTTTTTCAATGCACTGAAACGAGGTTTGTATCAAACAGAAACCGTTCTATATTAACCTGGGTTCTAGGTTAGAGTAGGTTGTAGGAAATGTAATTCTTGGTAGGGAACGCAGAACCTGTCCTGAGCAGCGCCGAAGGATGTGTTCCTTGTAAGTCCCCGCTAGAGAGGGGTGTCCCGAAGGGACAGGGTGTGTAACTGTGTCCTACTTTCCGTGCTTTTTCTCATACTCCAAAATCCAGCTTTCTATGGATTGAAGAACGCTGTTTACATCTTTTTTAACTTCTCTATCATCAAACCTTAAGAAGCGAACTCCGAGGCTTTCCAGTCTTTGCTCCCTGGTCATATCTCTTATATAAACCTTCTCGGAATCATGGCTGACTCCGTCGATTTCTACTGCCAGCATGAGCTTGCTGCAAAAAAAATCTACGATATAGTCGTCAATCGGTTTCTGTCGGTGAAAATCGTAACCGAGCATTTGTTTCCCCTTCAGATGTTGCCAGAGAAAGATTTCAGATAATGTGCTGTTCTTCCGCAATTTTCTGGCGAGTTCTTTTAGCTTGGGGTTGTAGGGGATGATTGTGCGTCTCTTCAATATGCACAGATTACACACCCCTAAATCCCCTCTCAAGAGGGGACTTGATAGAAAATCCCTCTACAGAGTTGTGACTCAGGGGGGTCGTGGTGTGTGCCTCTCGAGAGGGTGTCCCGAAGGAATGGAAAAGATATTTTAAGGAATATGGCCAGGGCAGAACTTACATAGCAAATATAAAAAGAAGGTAATCTGATTTTAAGAAGGCGTTTTTATCTGTAGGGAATGCATAACCTATCCTGAGCAACGCCGAAGGATGCGTTCCTTGTAAGTCCCCTCTAGAGAGGGGTGTCCCGAAGGGACGGGGTGTATTGGTTTTAACAGAGGTATCCCTAAGGGTACAAAGGCTGTTTAATCAAATATGGTCAGGACTGCAGTTGCATAGCGAGCACAATTAATGTCAATTCGGAGTATAAGTAGGTTGCGAGAGTTGTGCTTTCTGTAGGGAACGCCGATCTGCGTTCCTTACAATTTCAGCTCAGAAAAGGCTTTTGTACCAGCTAGCCAGCTCTCTACCAATGAAATGTGGATTGTCCTCTTGCAGGTAATGGATCCCCGGTCCAATATCCACCGTCTTCAAGTGCCTCAAGTTCTGCTTACACCATTCCAACACCGGCGCTTTGATAAGCGCACCCGGATTACCATAGAATAGTAGCTTCGGCAGGTCCGTCCTCTGGAGCCACGCGTTGTAGGTTTCGACAGTCTTTACCACATCGGCGGGTTCTCCTTCGATGGGGAGTTCGTTGGGCCAGCGCCAGACGGGCCTAAGGCTGCTCGTTTCTTTGAACGGCTCCCGGTAGTGGTTCATTTCCTCTACGCTCAACTTTCGGACTATTGATCCAGGTAGTATTAGTTCGATGAACATGTTCTTGTTCACAATCATGTCCCAGCCCACATCCGGAGTCCGAAAGCCCTGGAAAATCTCTTTGACTTCCTGGGGAAACATTTCCCAACTTGGCACTGGTAGGACGATCGCTTCCATGAATGCCAGACCCTTAACATTGCTCTCGTGGCGCATGGCGTAGTAGAAGCCGAGGGCCGAACCCCAGTCGTGTACCACTAAGGTAATATTCCTTAGACCCATCTTTTCGATGAAGCCATCTATGTATTTCAGGTGGTCGAAAAAGCGATATTCTATATCCGGCTTGTCCGACTTGCCCATTCCGATGAGGTCAGGAGCTATGCAGCGGGCCAAGGGTGTCACATAAGGGATGATGTTCCGCCAAAGGTATGAGGAAGTGGGATTGCCGTGAAGAAAGAGCACCGGGTCTCCTGTGCCCTCGTCAACATAGTGCATCCTTGAACCGTGAACCTCGATGTAATTGGGTTTGTAAGGAAACTCCGCCGAGATTTCTTGTTTTGTAGTCATTATTATTGCTCCTTGATTGTGATATTTGAGTGTTACACACTCCTATATCCCCTCTCAAGAGGGGACTTCACAACAAAATCCCCTCTAGAGAGGGGTGACTCGTAGAGTCGGGGTGTGTTAGTCACGCCGTCGCCCACTCATAAGAAAGCACTTCCGCCTGCTCAAGCACGGTCTGTGTTGCCTTTTCCTGTTTGTCCGGCGGGTAGCCGTATTTACGCAAAATACGCTTAACCAGTACCCGTAAATGAGCGCGTACGTTCTCTCGCATAGTCCAATCAATGGTGACGTTGGCGCGAACTGTCTTTACCAACTCGCGCGCAATCGTGCGAAGTGTCTCATCACCCAATACCTTCACTGCACTGTCGTTGGTCTCAAGTGCGTCATAGAATGCGACTTCTTCTTCGGTAAGGCCGAGTGCCTCTCCCCTTGCGTTTGCCTGTCGCATCTCTTTGGCCAGCTCGATCAATTCCTCGATTACCTGTGCCGCTTCGATTGCCCGGTTCTGATAGCGCCGGATGGCTTGCTCCAGCATTTCGGAGAAAGAGCGTGCCTGTACTACATTTTTACGCCTGCGAGTACGAATCTCGCCGGACAGCAGCTTACGTAAGAGTTCCACGGCGAGGTTTCGCTGTGGCATCCCTCGTATCTCAGACAGGAATTCATCCGATAGAATAGAGATGTCAGGCTTTTCCAGCCCGGCGGCGGTAAAGATATCTATCACACCTTCGGGTGCAATTGCACGCGAGACGATCTGCCTGACAGCCTGGTCCAGCTCTTCCTCAGTTCTTGCCTCACCCGGGGCGCGTTTGACCAGGCTGGCCCGCACTGCCTGGAAGAATGCAACGTCGTCCCGAATGCGAAGCGCATCTTCATGAGGAACGGCCAGTGCAAAGGCCTGGGACAGCTCTAGTACAGCATGCAACAATCGGTTCTTCCCATCCTCCTGGGCCAGGATATGTTCCTGTGCAGATGGCAGTACCCCAAGACGCTCCCCAGGGGTTCCAGTGATCCACTTTGACCAGTCAAAGCCGTGGAAGAGGCCGCAGCAGACTTCATATTTTTCCAGCATCGCCGCGACTGCTTCCTTTTGGTCGATGGCCGTCTTTCCCGTGCCGCCGCTCTCGGTGTAGGTGGCGAGCGCCTGCTTGAGTTCGTGTGCTAATCCCAGGTAATCCACCACCAGACCGCCCGGCTTTTCCCGGAAGACGCGATTCACCCGCGCAATCGCCTGCATAAGACCATGCCCGCGCATAGGTTTATCCATATACATTGTATGGAGTGATGGTGCGTCAAAGCCGGTGAGCCACATATCACGAACGATTACGATTTTGAACGGGTCTTTCGGGTTTCGGAAACGATTGGCAAGTATTTCTCGGCGCAGTTTGTTGCGGATATGAGGCTGCCAGTCTAGCGGGTCAGAGGCCGAGCCGGTCATAACCACCTTAATCATTCCCTTATCATCGTCTCCGTGATACCAGTCAGGCCGTAATTCAACGATCTCGTGATGAAGCTCGACGCAGATACGACGGCTCATGCACACTACCATCGCCTTTCCTTCATCACCCGTCTGCCGCCACATAGCATCGGCACGCTTTTCGAAGTGCTCGACTATATCTTTGGCGATAAGCTTGAGACGCTTCTCAGAGCCTACGATAGCTTCAAGCTGGGCCCACTTGCTCTTGAGCTTCTCCTTACGTTCAACCTCTTCGCCCTCGGTTACCTCCTCAAACTCCGGGTCGATTCTCAGCCTTTCCGATTCGTCCAGGTCGAGTTTCGCCAGTCTACTTTCATAATAGATTGGTACAGTCGCCTTGTCTTCGACCGCCCGCTGGATGTCATATATGCTGATGTAATCGCCGAATACCGCGCGGGTGTTCTTGTCGGTGAGCTCGATCGGAGTACCGGTGAAACCGATAAAGGAAGCATTAGGCAGGGCATCATGCATGTGACGGGCGAAGCCGTCGATGAAATCATACTGACTCCGGTGAGCCTCGTCGGCTATGACGACGATGTTGCGGCGAGAGGAGAGCACTTCTTTTCTTCTCCCTCTCCCCTCCGCGGGAGAGGGTAGGGGTGAGGGGGATTCAGGCAGGAACTTGTGAATGGTGGTGAAGACAACGCCGCCCGCGTCTACTGAAAGTTTAGCCCGCAGGTCCTCGCGGTTCTCTGCCTGTACCGGGGGCTGTCGCAGTAAATCCTTACATCGTGAGAATGTGCCGAAGAGCTGGTCATCCAGGTCGTTACGGTCGGTGATAACGACGATGGTGGGATTCGACATTTGCGGCTCTCGGATCACGCGGCCTGCATAAAAAGCCATAATAAGGCTCTTTCCCGATCCCTGTGTGTGCCAAACCACTCCGATACGCCGGTCTCCGGGCTGGCCGCCGTGCCGGAGACCTGCTTCGTATCTGCCCTCTTTTTCTTTTATGCGCTTTAAATTTGCTGCCCTGAGAGTCTCTGTAAGGGCAACATTAACAGCATGAAACTGGTGATAACCGGCCATCTTCTTGACCGGCACGTCGCTGCCGTCATCCTCGAACACTATGAAATATCGGATCATGTCGAGCAGTCTTCGTTTCTCGAAGATACCTTCGATCATCACCTGAAGCTCCGGCAGATGTGGATCGGCCAGGGTCTCTCCGGTGATTGTTCTCCAGGGCTTAAACCACTCGCGGTTTGCAGTGAGTGTGCCTATTCGCGCTTGCATACCATCGGAAATAACCAGCAGTTCGTTAAAAGCAAAGAACGTAGGCAGTTCTGCCTTGTAGGTTTGTAACTGCTGAAAAGCAGACCAGATTGTTGCGCCCTCGTCGGCCGCGTTCTTAAGCTCGATTGCGGCGAGAGGCAAGCCATTGATGAATAACACTACGTCTGGCCGCCGCGTGTGCTTGCCTGCCTGTCCGGCAGACAGGTTCTCACTGATAGTGAACTGGTTGACGACGAGAAAGTCGTTGTTGTCCGCATTGTCAAAATCAATCACCTGCGCCTGTGCGCCGTGGATAGAGCCATCAGACATGCGGTACTCCACCGTCACACCGTCTACGAGCAGATGGTGGACAGCACGATTTCGCACCTCCAGTGTCGGACCCTCCGGTCGTGTGAGTTTGCGAAAGGCGTCTTTAACGGCTTCAGCGGGAAGCATTGGATTGAGCCTCATGAGGGCGTCCTGTAGTCGTTGCTCCAGCACGACTTTGCCGTAATCTGCCCGCTCTGCAAAAAGCTCACCTGGAGCAATGTCAAGGCCGTGCTTAACCGTCCAGCCGAGTCTTTCCAGCCAGTCGAGGGCAGCATCTTCGACGACTGATTCACTGAAACTACTCATATGGCTACCACCGGCGATCCCGTTCCGAGCAACTTGGATACGGTTTTAGACGGCAAGCACGACTCTACAAGTTCACAAAAAGCATTGATCTTGGCGGCATTTATTTTTCCTGTTTCGTAGAGATAGAGAACGTGTTGTGGTTTTCGGTGGTCGGACCCAGCGGCAGGAATCTCTAACATCGCCTCCAATTTCCCCGGGATACGCTTAATGTTCAGCGTAAAAGTCGGGTGCTTTGAGTCTTCGATCAACTGATTAATTTCCTTATGCTCTTCCTTGTCATTGTCGTCATCATGAAGCACCGCATGAGGCACTCCAAGGTGACTCAAGAGATTCATGAACCTGTGGATGTTGTACTTACCGATGCAGTCGAGAACATAAAGCCCGCAGTCGGCCTTCTTGATCTTTCCATCACCTACGAGCCTGTTGATCAGCGCTACCTCTGTCGGTCCTTCTACCAAGAGCACGTGGTTTGCAAAGAACAAGCTCGAACGGTCGGGATTCAACCAGAGGAAGTGCTTCACCGCTTCCATCTCGGGCTTTGCATCGTCGTCGTGGAGGCGCTTTTCCATCTTCGGATACTTTTTCGCGATTGCTATGATCACTTGATTAGCGTCCACTATGGTCTTCCACTCGCTTTCCTCGATCTGGAATTTGACAACCTTTCCATCGGAACGGCGCAGGCGCACGATGGCTGGAATGTCGGCAGCGTTCTTACTCACAAAGTGAGCGGAATGGCATGCACACACAACCTGCCAATGGTCGGCTTCGGAAACGGACATCAGATTTCGTGCGAGCACCTCCTGTTGAGGTGGGTGAAGAAATGCTTCTGGTTCCTCGAAAAGGATAAGCGTTAAGGAAGGCGTGAAATCTTTGACTTTCTTCACCGGTTTTTTGCCGACATAGCGTGAACCGAGCTGAATCAAAGAGTAGATGAAGTGTCGCTGGAATCCCGAGCCGTAGTAGTCAATGCTTTGTGCCTTCCCGTGGGCTTGGTCAAACAAGTCCCATCCGAGCATTGACTTTATGATTTCCGCGGCGGAAGGCGGAGGAAATTTGAGCTTGAACTGCGTTTCCCAAGGCTCAAGAAGGGCGTTCAGTTCAGTCTCGAAACCCGACAGGGAACGGTCGTCCGCTGTTTTTTCGTCTCTGATTGAGTCGGCGAATGTTTGCACGTTCGAGGTGAAGTCGACATAGGCTTTACCAGCCTCCACGACGTCACTCATGATGTCGGTAAGTAGGTCCCGCAACGCAGAGGGGCCACTGAGCTTGGCGTGCTCATCAACTTTGCTAATCGCGGGTATATATACTAGATCTCCGAATTTGCCACTTTGCACATTCTTCGCACCGAAGAATGGCTCGTTGGACAGGGACCCATCCGTCTTGTAGGCAAAGATAGATCCTGCAGATGGCTTGCCGTCATGCGTCTTACTTTCAGTCTGGAAATACTTTCGAACGGTAAGTTCTTGCTGTGCGATCTTGTAGTGGTCGGGAAGAGAATCATGCTCTTCTTTGTTGAGAGAAAACGTAAGTTCAATCCACGATTCCTCATCGGTGCTACCAAGGTGTGGAAAGTCATGCTCTTTCTTGTACTTGAAACCATCCTTCTCGTAGAAGGCTCGTATAGCATCGATGACGCAACTCTTGCCTGCGTTATTCGGGCCAACTAGCAGGGTATAGTTTTTAAGCACTATCTCCTGCTCAATAATCCCGCGGAAATTGTGGATCTTCACACTCTTTAGCTTCATCACAATGTCCCCGTAATTGCTTTGAATTCCCTACCCGCAACTCGCCGGAGATAAGTTTCGGCAGCAACGTATCGCGTAGGGCGGTTAGGGTGCGGGATTCTTCATCGTTATGATATATTTGCTCGAAAATCGGTCGTACCATCTTGTCGAATGCATCCAAAGGTGGGGTTTTTGGGGTAACCGCCTGGCTCATGTAGACCAATTTTCGATTCAGGCCCGGTACTGCTGAGTCTGCTCCAAGCGACGCGAGATCTTGAGAGCGCAGAGCATGGTAGAGAAAATAGAGGCTGCGACATTTACCCCTCGGAACAACATAAAACGTTGTGTCGATGGCGAAGAAATCTGTTGGTGACCAGGTGACCATACCAGGATTACCCTTGCGACCTACTATAATGCCAGGGCCAGGTGCAAGCTTTTCATTGTGCCAGCCAACCTGGCCGTTTGAACCAAACACCGGAACACTACCTGAACGACGGTTGGCTTCCTTCAAGGCCTTACCATAGGCAAGCTCAAGTAGTTCGCCAAGGAACTTTACCTCCCATCCCTCCGGTATCTCACCCAGCTCGGAGTCTTGGAAGCGGTCGGGGAAGAGGTCTGCGATATGCTTGGAAAGGCCGGGATCACGACCCTCGGACTTGGCGCGGACCGGATCGAAATCCACGAACCACGACTTGAATATTGCCTTCGCCATCGCCTCCAATGTTTCGTTCATCCGCCGGTTTAACTCTATCTTATCATCTAGTGTACCGAGGATATGGGCGATGGCGCGTTGTTCGGAAAGAGGAATTTGGGGAACTTCGAGCTTAGCTAGGTCACTTGAGCGGATACCAGATGCTGCAACTTGCTCAACGATGCTTTCTATAGCGCTGCGTCCAATAAGGGAACTAAAGAAGTAGTAAAAAAAGACGGGATCAGCGATCGCCGCGTTGAGCCGTGCACGAATGATGTGCGACTCGAACGTAACTGGTTCGTCGTCGCCTAAGAATACCGCACACTTACCTGCGCCTTGAAGTACGAGCGACTGGCGTGCGAAGAGCAGATC is from Thermodesulfobacteriota bacterium and encodes:
- a CDS encoding haloalkane dehalogenase; the encoded protein is MTTKQEISAEFPYKPNYIEVHGSRMHYVDEGTGDPVLFLHGNPTSSYLWRNIIPYVTPLARCIAPDLIGMGKSDKPDIEYRFFDHLKYIDGFIEKMGLRNITLVVHDWGSALGFYYAMRHESNVKGLAFMEAIVLPVPSWEMFPQEVKEIFQGFRTPDVGWDMIVNKNMFIELILPGSIVRKLSVEEMNHYREPFKETSSLRPVWRWPNELPIEGEPADVVKTVETYNAWLQRTDLPKLLFYGNPGALIKAPVLEWCKQNLRHLKTVDIGPGIHYLQEDNPHFIGRELASWYKSLF
- a CDS encoding type I restriction endonuclease subunit R, whose amino-acid sequence is MSSFSESVVEDAALDWLERLGWTVKHGLDIAPGELFAERADYGKVVLEQRLQDALMRLNPMLPAEAVKDAFRKLTRPEGPTLEVRNRAVHHLLVDGVTVEYRMSDGSIHGAQAQVIDFDNADNNDFLVVNQFTISENLSAGQAGKHTRRPDVVLFINGLPLAAIELKNAADEGATIWSAFQQLQTYKAELPTFFAFNELLVISDGMQARIGTLTANREWFKPWRTITGETLADPHLPELQVMIEGIFEKRRLLDMIRYFIVFEDDGSDVPVKKMAGYHQFHAVNVALTETLRAANLKRIKEKEGRYEAGLRHGGQPGDRRIGVVWHTQGSGKSLIMAFYAGRVIREPQMSNPTIVVITDRNDLDDQLFGTFSRCKDLLRQPPVQAENREDLRAKLSVDAGGVVFTTIHKFLPESPSPLPSPAEGRGRRKEVLSSRRNIVVIADEAHRSQYDFIDGFARHMHDALPNASFIGFTGTPIELTDKNTRAVFGDYISIYDIQRAVEDKATVPIYYESRLAKLDLDESERLRIDPEFEEVTEGEEVERKEKLKSKWAQLEAIVGSEKRLKLIAKDIVEHFEKRADAMWRQTGDEGKAMVVCMSRRICVELHHEIVELRPDWYHGDDDKGMIKVVMTGSASDPLDWQPHIRNKLRREILANRFRNPKDPFKIVIVRDMWLTGFDAPSLHTMYMDKPMRGHGLMQAIARVNRVFREKPGGLVVDYLGLAHELKQALATYTESGGTGKTAIDQKEAVAAMLEKYEVCCGLFHGFDWSKWITGTPGERLGVLPSAQEHILAQEDGKNRLLHAVLELSQAFALAVPHEDALRIRDDVAFFQAVRASLVKRAPGEARTEEELDQAVRQIVSRAIAPEGVIDIFTAAGLEKPDISILSDEFLSEIRGMPQRNLAVELLRKLLSGEIRTRRRKNVVQARSFSEMLEQAIRRYQNRAIEAAQVIEELIELAKEMRQANARGEALGLTEEEVAFYDALETNDSAVKVLGDETLRTIARELVKTVRANVTIDWTMRENVRAHLRVLVKRILRKYGYPPDKQEKATQTVLEQAEVLSYEWATA
- a CDS encoding AAA family ATPase; the encoded protein is MKLKSVKIHNFRGIIEQEIVLKNYTLLVGPNNAGKSCVIDAIRAFYEKDGFKYKKEHDFPHLGSTDEESWIELTFSLNKEEHDSLPDHYKIAQQELTVRKYFQTESKTHDGKPSAGSIFAYKTDGSLSNEPFFGAKNVQSGKFGDLVYIPAISKVDEHAKLSGPSALRDLLTDIMSDVVEAGKAYVDFTSNVQTFADSIRDEKTADDRSLSGFETELNALLEPWETQFKLKFPPPSAAEIIKSMLGWDLFDQAHGKAQSIDYYGSGFQRHFIYSLIQLGSRYVGKKPVKKVKDFTPSLTLILFEEPEAFLHPPQQEVLARNLMSVSEADHWQVVCACHSAHFVSKNAADIPAIVRLRRSDGKVVKFQIEESEWKTIVDANQVIIAIAKKYPKMEKRLHDDDAKPEMEAVKHFLWLNPDRSSLFFANHVLLVEGPTEVALINRLVGDGKIKKADCGLYVLDCIGKYNIHRFMNLLSHLGVPHAVLHDDDNDKEEHKEINQLIEDSKHPTFTLNIKRIPGKLEAMLEIPAAGSDHRKPQHVLYLYETGKINAAKINAFCELVESCLPSKTVSKLLGTGSPVVAI